The following proteins are co-located in the Macadamia integrifolia cultivar HAES 741 chromosome 3, SCU_Mint_v3, whole genome shotgun sequence genome:
- the LOC122074703 gene encoding myocyte-specific enhancer factor 2A homolog codes for MKSRGRCKIEMKRIEDVTRSQVTFSKRRTGLAKKAHEVSVLCDVDIAFVAFSPSSRSVHLFSHKRFEDVLNRYINLPTDKRNYKVRNPEEKLKELERIESEEERVAVVQNQVERLQQELRRLKTTLEIEEAEASNFRPGLKIQSLSEALWREQYLEASLKTIRQKKQEMMMRSTNLIPYGQASFIQSMEMNQNGQSQPWYGLFPTGDQQEVNGGSSSMLTEKELILQMDPWLNGNLYQRVNWGEPLWLGGVVQNNHHQEAMGMNGMGLINDNDVNQNHDATNNIHDIINFPTPLAFTNNINPPDDPMVVAPPPPPMVPIDNINNNIPIVLPNHQMPSSSDAASSSSSSSSFMTLLNGDLQAQLNPQQPPGGMFDSFSNNLNWQQAGVPGAPMFNTEDQMNWFPNAPTTYGQNLNVLGIPIPPSTVPSSSLYDPSYAQMGLHVDPFIRMFMDQQVNSHSTGNNSNQAIQNQETTPLPLPPPPPAAAAAAAAGGQAEGSSLPSNNSTDTEMPEEAIEEMINSMLMTPENEEKEEINYGFEEEERIITNPENMVATLEELGIIFDD; via the exons ATGAAGAGTAGGGGTCGATGTAAAATTGAGATGAAGAGGATAGAGGATGTCACTAGGAGTCAAGTGACATTCTCTAAGCGTAGAACTGGCTTGGCTAAGAAAGCCCATGAAGTCTCCGTCCTCTGTGACGTTGATATCGCTTTTGtagctttctccccttcctCTCGGTCTGTACACCTCTTCAGCCACAAGAG GTTTGAGGATGTGCTCAACCGGTACATAAATCTACCTACCGACAAAAGGAATTA TAAAGTAAGGAATCCAGag GAAAAGCTTAAAGAGCTTGAAAGGATAGAgagtgaagaagagagagtcGCAGTTGTGCAGAACCA GGTCGAA CGTCTCCAACAAGAATTAAGGAGATTGAAAACAACGCTAGAAATTGAAGAGGCAGAAGCTAG CAATTTCCGGCCTGGCCTCAAGATTCAATCTCTAAGTGAAGCTTTGTGGCGAGAGCAATACTTAGAAGCCAGTTTGAAAACAATCAGACAGAAAAAA caagagatgatgatgaggagcacAAATTTAATCCCATACGGTCAAGCAAGCTTCATTCAG TCAATGGAGATGAACCAAAATGGTCAGAGTCAGCCTTGGTATGGGTTGTTTCCCACTGGTGATCAGCAGGAAGTGAACGGGGGATCAAGTTCCATGCTTACTGAAAAGGAACTCATACTGCAAATGGACCCTTGGCTCAATGGCAACTTATATCAAAG GGTTAACTGGGGGGAACCTCTTTGGCTTGGAGGAGTAGTACAAAATAATCATCATCAGGAGGCAATGGGAATGAATGGAATGGGATTAATTAATGATAATGATGTTAATCAGAATCATGATGCTACCAACAATATTCATGACATCATCAATTTCCCTACACCTCTAGCGTTTACAAACAATATCAATCCTCCAGATGATCCAATGGTAGTggcacctcctcctcctcctatgGTGCCAATTGATAATATTAACAATAATATTCCAATTGTGCTGCCAAATCACCAAATGCCCAGCTCCTCCGACGccgcctcctcctcctcctcctcctcctccttcatg ACATTGCTTAATGGTGATTTGCAAGCACAGTTGAACCCACAACAACCACCAGGAGGAATGTTTGATAGTTTTTCA AACAACCTAAACTGGCAACAAGCAGGTGTACCAGGAGCACCCATGTTTAATACAGAAGATCAAATGAATTGGTTTCCAAATGCTCCTACTACTTATGGCCAGAATCTGAATGTATTAGGAATTCCCATTCCTCCAAGCAC GGTTCCATCGTCATCACTCTATGACCCGAGTTATGCACAAATGGGATTACATGTGGATCCATTCATTAGGATGTTTATGGACCAACAAGTCAACAGCCACAGTACTGGTAATAACTCCAACCAGGCTATCCAAAACCAGGAGACGacaccactaccactaccaccaccaccaccagcagcagcagcagcagcagcagcaggagGTCAAGCTGAAGGATCATCGTTACCATCAAACAATTCAACTGATACTGAGATGCCAGAGGAAGCCATTGAG GAGATGATCAACAGCATGCTGATGACTCCAGAAAATGAGGAAAAGGAGGAGATAAACtatggatttgaagaagaagaaagaatcatCACTAACCCAGAGAATATGGTGGCGACCTTGGAGGAATTAGGGATTATATTTGATGATTAG